CCCCAGTAAACTGACGTACAGATAGGGGAAATAGGATTGAAAAAAACGAAGCAAGACAAATAATGGTTAACGGTTTATAGTTTTCTCCAGACAAAACTGTAAACCGACGACTGATGTAAAATTACGGTCATTTTCGGCATAATGGAAAAATGAGTGGATATTTGCAGAATAGATTAAGCGCCAAGTAATATGGAATCGAAACGACAGCAGAAGGTAGCCCGGCAGCTTCAAAAGGATTTGAGCGAAATTTTTCAGCGTGAAGTGCCGCATTTGTTCGGTGGAGCGTTCATTACCGTCACGAATGTGCGTGTTTCGCCCGATTTGAGTGTGGCGCGTGTATACTTAAGTTTTCTGGCAACGAAGAATAAAGGTCTTTTGCTGGAAACGATTCAGGAAAAAGGCAAAGTGATCCGTCAGCATCTGGGCGACCGGGTTCGGCACCAGCTCCGTATCGTTCCTGAACTGAACTTCTTCATCGACGACACGGCCGAATATGCCGATAAGATGGATAAACTCTTCGCTGGGCTCGATATTCCGCCCGCGCCGGAGGAAGATGAAGAGTGAAAGAGTGAAAGAGTGAAAGAGCGAATTGAAAGGGCCGCTTTTTCACTCTTTCGCTCTTTCGCTCTTTCGCTTTTTAAAAATGAACCTCCCCCTTTGGATTGCCCGTCGGTATTTTTTCTCTCGTAAAAAGCGCAGTTTCATAAGCTGGTTGTCCATTATGTCGATGCTCGGTGTGGGCGTTGGAACGATGGCGCTGGTAGTTGTGCTTTCGGTATTTAATGGGATGGAGGAACTAAACCGACAAATTTTTAAGTCGTTCGAAGCCGATATGACCATCTCGCCGAAGCAGGGTAAGCGATTTATGGCTTCTCCCGCTTTGGTAAAGAGCTTAAGTCAGGTCGCAGGGGTTCATTTGCTGTCGTCCATTGCCCAGGATAATGCACTGGCCAGGTATGCTAATGCCCAAACCGTTATCCGGCTAAAGGGCGTCGACGAGAATTATCTGCAACGACAGCAACTTGACTCGGCGTTACTTGAAGGAAGGCTTTTACTGCATCAGGACGGAGCCAATTATGCCATTGTGGCTGATGGCGTTCGTCATGATCTGAGCATTTCGCCAGTCGATATTCTGACCCCCCTGGAAATCCTCTATCCAAAGAGCGGACAGACATTGAGTGTGGTCAATCCCGATGCATTTACCCGAGAACAACTTACGGTTTCGGGTGTCTTTTTTATTGAATCGCGTTACGACAACTTTGTTCTGGCTCCATTGCCGGTGGCTCGCGAACTATTTGGGTATGCGCCGAATGAAGTGACAAGCCTGGAAATTCAACTACAGCCCGGTACGAACGAGCAGACTGCCAAACAGGCGTTGCAGCAGGTTGTGGATAAACTGGCACCACGAGAGAAGTTGATCGTACAAAGTCGCGACGACCTGAATGTTGATCTTTACCGGGCCATTTACGTTGAAAAGCTCTTCGTAGCCATTACGCTTTCGTTCATTATTCTGGTAGCCTCGATCAATATCTTCTTTTCATTATCGATGCTGGTCATCGAGAAGAAAGCCGATATTCAGATTATGTTTGCGCTAGGGGCTACGAAAAACATGGTCCGACGCATTTTTCTGACCGAAGGCGCTATTATTGCCTTGACGGGTGCTGTTGGGGGATTAGTACTGGGCGTTTTGCTCTGCCTGGCGCAGGAACGCTACGGAATGATCGGTATGGGCCTGATGGACTCCATTATCGATGCCTATCCGGTACATCTCCAATGGGGTGATATTGCCCTGACAGGAGTTCTCGTTATTCTAATTACCATCCTGACATCCTGGTTCCCAGCCCAACGGGCGGCTAATGTGGAGTCTAGTTAAATTAACCTGATCGCCAACCCCTTTCCTGTTATGGCAGAGGGGGGAGCGATCAGGTTAACGTAACGATGTTCCTTTATCAATCGTAATTACATACGCTTTACCGCCTTCGCGTTCTATGGCTTCGGCTACACGCTCAGGCTTGTGTGGTGCATAGGCAAACATGCAGCCACCCCCACCCGAACCATTGATTTTTCCGCCCAAAGCCCCTGCATTCAGAGCTGCATCCAGCATTCGGTCTATTTTTGGGGTGCTAATGCGCTGTGCTTCCCGAAGATTCGTCTGATGATCGGTCAGGAGTTTGCCGAAGCGAACATGATCCAGCTCGTTATCAGTTTTAAGAACGGTTAGGGCTTCACGTAAAATATCGCGGTTCGATAAATTCCCTTTCAACAGGATGTAATCGTCTTTACTCAGAAAATCCTTGAATTCGCTTACTTCAGTGATCTCAAAATCGGTTAGTGAAAATGCCGGGTTGATCGACTTGAGTTTTTGAATGATGTCGAGCATACCCAGTTTTACCCGTTTCAGAATGCCAATGGTATCTTTAGGCTCCTGCGAATCGCCTAGAACAAATGTACCTAAAGCCGGATGAAGCTTCTCAAGGTGTATCTGTGGCTGCGATTCCAGATAGATTACATCACCGACCGCCGTTGAGTAATGATCCATCATACCGCCCGGTTCGCCAAATTCCAGGACTTCGGCGACATAAGCTAGTTCGGCCAGCCGTTCCTGCGAAAGCTGCCGGGGCTCGTCGGCCAATTGGGTGAGTATATGGAGCCAGGTAACCAGCAAGGCCGATGAACTCG
This window of the Spirosoma aerolatum genome carries:
- the rbfA gene encoding 30S ribosome-binding factor RbfA, with protein sequence MESKRQQKVARQLQKDLSEIFQREVPHLFGGAFITVTNVRVSPDLSVARVYLSFLATKNKGLLLETIQEKGKVIRQHLGDRVRHQLRIVPELNFFIDDTAEYADKMDKLFAGLDIPPAPEEDEE
- a CDS encoding ABC transporter permease, encoding MNLPLWIARRYFFSRKKRSFISWLSIMSMLGVGVGTMALVVVLSVFNGMEELNRQIFKSFEADMTISPKQGKRFMASPALVKSLSQVAGVHLLSSIAQDNALARYANAQTVIRLKGVDENYLQRQQLDSALLEGRLLLHQDGANYAIVADGVRHDLSISPVDILTPLEILYPKSGQTLSVVNPDAFTREQLTVSGVFFIESRYDNFVLAPLPVARELFGYAPNEVTSLEIQLQPGTNEQTAKQALQQVVDKLAPREKLIVQSRDDLNVDLYRAIYVEKLFVAITLSFIILVASINIFFSLSMLVIEKKADIQIMFALGATKNMVRRIFLTEGAIIALTGAVGGLVLGVLLCLAQERYGMIGMGLMDSIIDAYPVHLQWGDIALTGVLVILITILTSWFPAQRAANVESS
- a CDS encoding GHMP family kinase ATP-binding protein, whose amino-acid sequence is MSITVSTPGRICFFGEHQDYLGLPVIAAAISRRIQIAAHTTIQLGFRLELPDIQSSINIPFDGTPLPYPEIRDYFRSGVNVLLREGFTFSKGIAGEVRGNIPINSGTSSSSALLVTWLHILTQLADEPRQLSQERLAELAYVAEVLEFGEPGGMMDHYSTAVGDVIYLESQPQIHLEKLHPALGTFVLGDSQEPKDTIGILKRVKLGMLDIIQKLKSINPAFSLTDFEITEVSEFKDFLSKDDYILLKGNLSNRDILREALTVLKTDNELDHVRFGKLLTDHQTNLREAQRISTPKIDRMLDAALNAGALGGKINGSGGGGCMFAYAPHKPERVAEAIEREGGKAYVITIDKGTSLR